The Hyalangium gracile genome includes a window with the following:
- a CDS encoding AAA domain-containing protein: MPRQDILEFFRFPRRFSGSRTSESAELWTAALEQIALPRVSSGSSGGFREAQVRAWRGIAEHRAALVLGPPGTGKTFVLAWMALAYLEARRNRGLPCRILLTGFTRNSIANLLETIHRQALNHKGGELSLCWLGNEPDQELPEGIEVVPAKEGASVLERPYLIMGSTSWSLYRLVSQSKLPSSDGETVALFDLVCIDEASQMVVSQGLMCLAGLKEDGRVLVAGDNRQLPPVHTVHEHAVDERRIGGSLYDFLADAGVQEFPLEETFRLNAPLADFPAKRFYEGRYHAVFGERRLELREGWDAGLADWEREALEPARPVCILLHEGPSAGTQNPFEVAVVTRLATLFRERMLPLDQGKALSAEDFWNERLAIITPHRAQNVALRESLRARGLGEGCVVETVDRIQGRERDAILASYTVADAEFAKTEAEFIFSSERFNVTITRARTKLVLVISRRLLETLPEDADVFDAAQDLRDFVFSSEDRGQVWVPGSDGTSWLVSIRVRRFDATEPLPRLEPPPSPRPVPAPLPSTSPALEELLNAIQAVALRSEYGTAPNFELKKVLGHEPSLEQLRALCRLGRISLLQLTGRFGQFWAARPLNPARLPFPVDPDTVRERIDEVIIGARSGRLPPFYTAVRERFEWVGPEGQDVLEPVVNDLAREGVVRWGETGHGRTLEYVDSQPAAPEAMPPAEPLEDLDYELLNQLESRETRRINFGVFEQWTTPRELMQVMGWDAARISASLLRLAENGWVLISESGRIRSRAAELARQVRYVKQRFQKGDASKRPFLVRAMKLEVKDREKPERNRLLSKIETGLFERLRGIPEAERALAGMGMMLRKRWKTEDPGLSGFQERALAAILPAWLGLSKDDSFVITAETGTGKTEAGVLPLMVGAAVDQMRGVSGTRAVLVYPRIRLAANQAQRLAGYLAALAEVEGMPTLTLGMQNQDVPRSFRPGAPGKNEDWARGPDGSVAFPFFQCPEHACGGAVRLQPGHGHAGADLLSCKRCGWRYAGWIGSQERLREHPPHFFLPVTESLHQWMHRPEAGRLFGDLPPFSAPRAVLADEIHLYSHLHGAQVGYALRRLLTRTEFNRCEHGQGTSRTLALGMSATLGNPDEVWGRLCGRQDVKIIQPEEGERKPNPRGREYFYFVQPEIESRGRDIAGASTTIQSLMCLAHGMRRRSGDEGGFRGIAFFDSIDKLKRLHSDYRDAEEGGRLAQLRTRLYDDDLQSGQPRRECCRSPDACDHFRQGECWYFAATDRRQRRVGGAYSPGQPLAVCERPIFSGTGGKADELVQRSDLIFSTSSLEVGFDDPEMILVYQHYAPLNLASFVQRKGRGGRSSDDRPLTGVTLSAYSARDSWFFRRPREMLDAKGFEVPLNMENYFVCRGQVIALLLDLVARRRCLGKMSPPGEPNLLAEADPLVRATFGEDVYSRLEVSSLGELWTEATRGISLDTSQSPYDWANKIHWVPRPLFQSSNLPRIEVTFPNDMGELTPRTEDMALAFSECVPGNMTRRFGFTTVHWLPPANGREPLQMDKTGFESWPRFSAVPGGVKELQQELPLVARALLGPRMEPQVVRPPKLILEKGGRFLGTEWQPDWAYDPARRKLQPYKAGGELPSVNHKSQGRLQGFIVVDARPEMARFINISTLGRLASRLEVFQGSTARGSQTGLKLSRVFWGADARLVLEQKRKREDAYVSQVFVHPEDQGLPLVQARRPLLHGYQVETEGVRLHLDRVVLETFIQWELERLQGAPAEKKWLHGQHLRFLLMSHGAAAGLNSYQLRQVADLMVTAAAFKGVKEKISGLVHRWSAAQFGELLDGVYRRHLRQHPMLSDRRMERLREELISASAFADVLRRAMKEVASSESFTSYLRSVVVHGLAIRLGQAFVRHGRGDERRILFHVKLPVQFAQGAEDIITIAEDGSHGDGTTRTFLRHLGESLEELHPSHLGACPNVEEDRLVNHVFEREADAARWRSWDPRDERRIQALASELGVDLESNAGPIQGVLRLLYGTEELGTQRYELYQLHREIRSVRVGLEKDLEREASAWELVGAVVARAAENHASVPQWSQLLENYRALDDALQEESLSAEARLADQAYRLSARLCVDGCQTCLHTGSTIMDDDLAEVVVSRRMLEQLGAFLEKA; the protein is encoded by the coding sequence ATGCCTCGCCAGGACATCCTCGAGTTCTTCCGCTTCCCTCGCCGCTTCTCTGGGAGCCGAACCTCCGAGTCCGCCGAACTCTGGACGGCGGCGCTTGAGCAGATCGCGCTACCGCGAGTCTCCTCCGGCTCCTCGGGTGGATTCCGTGAGGCGCAGGTCCGCGCATGGCGGGGGATCGCCGAGCATCGCGCGGCGCTCGTGCTGGGGCCTCCCGGGACGGGCAAGACGTTCGTGCTCGCATGGATGGCCCTCGCGTATCTGGAAGCGCGCAGGAATCGCGGGCTGCCCTGCCGGATTCTGCTGACCGGCTTCACCCGGAACTCCATCGCGAACCTCCTGGAGACCATCCACCGCCAAGCGCTGAACCACAAGGGGGGAGAACTCTCCCTCTGCTGGCTGGGGAACGAGCCCGATCAGGAACTCCCCGAGGGTATCGAGGTGGTGCCCGCCAAAGAGGGCGCCTCCGTCCTTGAGCGTCCCTACCTCATCATGGGCTCCACCTCGTGGAGCCTGTACCGCCTGGTCTCCCAGTCCAAACTGCCCTCCTCGGACGGGGAGACGGTCGCATTGTTCGATCTGGTCTGCATCGACGAGGCCTCGCAGATGGTCGTCAGCCAGGGCCTCATGTGTCTGGCGGGTCTCAAAGAAGACGGGCGCGTGCTGGTGGCGGGAGACAACCGCCAGTTGCCACCCGTCCATACGGTCCATGAACACGCAGTGGACGAGCGCCGGATCGGTGGCTCGCTCTACGACTTCCTCGCCGATGCGGGGGTGCAGGAGTTTCCCCTAGAAGAGACGTTCCGGCTCAATGCGCCCCTGGCGGACTTCCCAGCGAAGCGCTTCTACGAGGGGCGTTACCACGCCGTCTTCGGGGAGCGGAGGCTGGAGCTCCGCGAGGGATGGGACGCGGGGCTGGCGGACTGGGAGCGAGAGGCGCTGGAACCCGCGCGCCCCGTCTGCATCCTGCTGCACGAGGGCCCTTCGGCGGGAACCCAGAACCCGTTCGAGGTTGCGGTGGTCACCCGCTTGGCCACGCTATTTCGCGAGCGCATGCTGCCGCTCGATCAGGGGAAGGCCCTGTCCGCAGAAGACTTCTGGAACGAGCGGCTGGCCATCATCACCCCCCACCGCGCCCAGAACGTGGCCCTGCGCGAGTCCCTCCGGGCCCGGGGGTTGGGGGAGGGTTGTGTTGTGGAGACGGTGGACCGGATACAGGGTCGTGAGCGCGACGCGATCCTGGCTTCGTACACCGTCGCGGATGCGGAGTTTGCCAAGACCGAAGCCGAGTTCATCTTCAGCTCCGAACGGTTCAACGTCACCATCACCCGTGCACGCACCAAGCTGGTGCTCGTCATCAGCCGACGGTTGTTGGAGACTCTGCCCGAGGATGCGGACGTCTTCGACGCTGCCCAGGATCTGCGCGACTTCGTCTTCTCCAGCGAGGATCGGGGACAGGTCTGGGTTCCTGGCTCGGACGGAACGTCCTGGCTCGTGTCCATCCGGGTCAGGCGCTTCGATGCCACCGAGCCTCTGCCCAGGCTGGAGCCACCGCCCAGCCCACGTCCGGTCCCCGCGCCTCTTCCCTCGACGTCTCCCGCCCTGGAGGAGCTGCTCAATGCCATCCAGGCCGTGGCGCTCCGGAGCGAGTACGGCACCGCCCCCAACTTCGAACTCAAGAAGGTCCTCGGTCATGAGCCTTCCCTTGAGCAACTGCGAGCCCTTTGCCGACTGGGGCGGATCTCCCTGCTACAACTTACCGGACGCTTTGGGCAGTTCTGGGCGGCTCGTCCCCTCAACCCGGCCCGCCTGCCGTTCCCCGTCGACCCGGACACCGTGCGTGAGCGCATCGACGAGGTCATCATCGGGGCGCGCTCCGGACGTCTTCCTCCCTTCTACACGGCGGTGCGCGAGCGCTTTGAGTGGGTAGGGCCGGAAGGGCAGGATGTGCTCGAGCCCGTGGTGAACGACTTGGCTCGGGAAGGGGTGGTGCGCTGGGGAGAAACAGGCCACGGCCGCACCCTGGAATATGTGGACAGCCAGCCCGCTGCGCCCGAGGCGATGCCCCCCGCCGAGCCTCTCGAGGATCTCGACTACGAGCTGCTCAACCAGCTGGAGAGCCGGGAGACCCGGAGGATCAACTTCGGCGTGTTCGAGCAGTGGACCACCCCGCGCGAACTCATGCAGGTCATGGGATGGGATGCGGCGCGCATCAGCGCGTCGTTGCTGCGGCTCGCGGAGAACGGCTGGGTGTTGATCAGCGAGTCCGGGCGGATCCGCAGCCGTGCTGCGGAGTTGGCGCGGCAGGTACGGTACGTGAAGCAGCGCTTCCAGAAGGGCGACGCCTCGAAACGACCATTCCTCGTGCGTGCCATGAAGCTGGAGGTCAAGGATCGCGAGAAGCCGGAGCGCAACCGCCTCCTGTCCAAGATCGAAACAGGGCTGTTCGAGCGGCTGCGCGGCATCCCCGAGGCGGAGCGGGCCCTCGCGGGCATGGGCATGATGCTCCGCAAGCGCTGGAAGACGGAGGACCCGGGGCTGTCCGGCTTCCAGGAGCGCGCCTTGGCGGCCATTCTACCCGCATGGCTGGGGCTCTCGAAGGATGACTCCTTCGTCATCACCGCAGAGACGGGCACGGGCAAGACCGAGGCCGGTGTCCTGCCGCTCATGGTGGGCGCCGCGGTGGACCAGATGCGCGGAGTATCGGGCACGCGGGCTGTCCTCGTGTACCCGCGCATCCGTCTGGCAGCGAACCAGGCTCAGCGGCTCGCGGGGTACCTGGCGGCATTGGCGGAGGTGGAGGGCATGCCCACGCTCACTCTTGGCATGCAGAACCAGGATGTGCCCCGGTCGTTTCGTCCCGGGGCCCCTGGAAAGAATGAGGACTGGGCTCGGGGGCCGGATGGCTCGGTCGCGTTTCCCTTCTTCCAATGCCCGGAGCACGCGTGTGGCGGTGCCGTGCGGCTCCAGCCGGGACATGGGCATGCGGGCGCCGATCTGCTCTCGTGCAAGCGCTGCGGCTGGCGCTACGCGGGCTGGATCGGCAGCCAGGAGCGGCTTCGGGAGCACCCACCGCACTTCTTCCTCCCCGTTACGGAGTCCCTCCACCAGTGGATGCACCGCCCGGAGGCCGGGCGCCTGTTCGGGGATCTCCCCCCGTTCTCCGCGCCACGGGCCGTGCTGGCGGACGAGATCCACCTCTATTCACATCTGCACGGAGCCCAGGTGGGCTACGCACTCCGGCGGTTACTCACCCGCACGGAGTTCAACCGCTGTGAGCACGGGCAGGGTACCTCGCGGACGCTGGCGCTGGGCATGAGCGCGACGCTGGGCAATCCAGACGAGGTTTGGGGGCGGCTCTGCGGTCGCCAAGACGTTAAGATCATCCAGCCCGAGGAAGGGGAGCGGAAGCCCAACCCTCGAGGCCGCGAGTACTTCTACTTCGTGCAGCCCGAGATCGAGTCTCGCGGCCGAGACATCGCAGGAGCGTCCACCACCATCCAGTCTCTCATGTGTCTGGCGCACGGCATGCGCCGGCGGAGCGGAGACGAGGGCGGCTTCCGAGGCATCGCGTTCTTCGACTCCATCGACAAGCTCAAGCGCCTGCACTCGGACTATCGCGACGCCGAAGAGGGGGGGCGCTTGGCGCAGCTGCGGACGCGCCTCTATGACGACGATCTCCAGTCCGGTCAACCGCGGCGCGAGTGCTGCCGCTCGCCGGATGCTTGCGATCACTTCCGTCAAGGAGAGTGCTGGTATTTCGCCGCTACGGATCGTCGGCAGCGGCGGGTGGGGGGAGCTTACAGTCCGGGGCAGCCGCTCGCCGTCTGTGAACGCCCCATCTTCTCGGGCACCGGCGGCAAGGCCGATGAGCTGGTCCAACGCAGTGACCTCATCTTCTCCACGTCGTCCCTGGAGGTGGGCTTCGACGATCCGGAGATGATCCTCGTGTACCAGCACTACGCGCCGCTGAACTTGGCCTCCTTCGTTCAGCGCAAGGGCCGCGGCGGTCGCAGCTCGGATGACCGGCCGCTCACGGGTGTGACACTCTCCGCCTACTCCGCCCGGGACTCGTGGTTCTTCCGGCGCCCCAGGGAGATGCTCGACGCGAAGGGCTTCGAGGTCCCCCTGAACATGGAGAACTATTTCGTCTGCCGGGGGCAGGTGATCGCCTTGCTGCTGGATCTAGTTGCTCGGCGGCGCTGCCTCGGCAAGATGAGCCCCCCAGGGGAACCGAACCTCCTAGCCGAAGCGGATCCGCTGGTCCGAGCCACCTTCGGCGAGGATGTGTACAGCCGCTTGGAGGTCTCGTCGCTCGGGGAGCTCTGGACGGAGGCGACCCGGGGGATCTCCCTGGATACAAGCCAGAGCCCCTACGACTGGGCGAATAAGATCCACTGGGTACCCAGGCCCCTGTTCCAGTCGAGCAACCTGCCCCGCATAGAAGTCACCTTCCCCAATGACATGGGGGAGCTCACGCCCAGAACGGAGGACATGGCGCTTGCCTTCTCTGAGTGTGTGCCCGGCAACATGACCCGGCGCTTCGGCTTCACCACCGTGCACTGGCTCCCCCCAGCCAACGGGCGTGAGCCGCTGCAGATGGACAAGACCGGCTTCGAGTCCTGGCCGAGGTTCTCCGCTGTCCCCGGAGGAGTGAAGGAACTCCAACAGGAACTGCCGCTGGTGGCCCGGGCGCTGCTGGGGCCCCGGATGGAGCCTCAGGTGGTGAGGCCCCCAAAGCTCATTCTCGAGAAGGGCGGGAGGTTCCTGGGCACGGAGTGGCAACCGGACTGGGCCTATGACCCAGCCCGCCGCAAGCTGCAGCCGTACAAAGCTGGTGGCGAGCTTCCCAGCGTCAACCACAAGAGCCAGGGGCGTCTGCAAGGGTTCATTGTCGTGGATGCCCGGCCCGAGATGGCTCGATTCATCAACATCTCCACGCTGGGACGTCTCGCTTCCCGCCTGGAGGTCTTTCAGGGATCCACCGCCCGAGGTAGCCAGACCGGGCTGAAGCTCTCTCGCGTCTTCTGGGGCGCCGATGCCCGCCTAGTGCTGGAGCAGAAGCGGAAGCGTGAAGATGCCTACGTCAGTCAGGTGTTCGTCCACCCGGAGGATCAAGGGCTCCCGCTGGTCCAGGCCCGTAGGCCCCTGCTGCATGGCTACCAGGTGGAGACCGAGGGCGTCCGGCTGCACCTGGATCGAGTCGTACTGGAGACCTTCATCCAATGGGAACTCGAGCGCCTCCAGGGCGCGCCCGCGGAGAAGAAGTGGCTCCATGGCCAGCACCTGCGCTTCCTGCTGATGAGCCATGGCGCGGCGGCGGGATTGAACTCGTACCAACTCCGTCAGGTGGCGGATCTCATGGTGACCGCCGCTGCCTTCAAGGGCGTGAAGGAGAAGATCAGCGGGCTGGTCCATCGCTGGAGCGCGGCCCAGTTCGGGGAGCTCTTGGATGGTGTGTACCGGCGGCACCTCCGGCAGCACCCGATGCTGAGTGATCGCCGCATGGAGCGTCTGCGCGAGGAGCTCATCTCCGCTTCAGCCTTTGCTGACGTGCTGCGGCGAGCCATGAAAGAGGTGGCCTCGAGCGAGTCCTTTACCTCGTACCTGCGCTCCGTAGTCGTGCATGGGCTGGCCATCCGTCTGGGGCAGGCGTTCGTGCGCCACGGGCGCGGAGACGAGCGGCGGATCCTCTTTCACGTCAAGCTGCCCGTGCAGTTCGCCCAGGGCGCCGAGGACATCATCACTATCGCGGAGGACGGCAGCCACGGGGATGGAACGACCCGGACGTTCCTCCGGCACCTGGGGGAGTCCCTGGAGGAGCTCCATCCCAGCCACCTAGGCGCTTGTCCCAACGTGGAGGAGGACCGGCTGGTCAACCATGTCTTCGAGCGTGAGGCGGACGCGGCTCGCTGGCGGAGCTGGGACCCGCGAGACGAGCGGCGCATCCAAGCTCTGGCCTCCGAGCTCGGCGTGGACTTGGAGTCCAACGCAGGCCCCATCCAAGGCGTGCTGCGCCTCTTGTACGGGACGGAGGAGCTCGGCACCCAGCGGTATGAGCTCTACCAGTTGCACCGGGAGATACGGAGTGTGCGGGTCGGCCTCGAGAAGGACCTGGAGCGCGAGGCCTCCGCCTGGGAACTGGTGGGAGCAGTGGTTGCCCGGGCTGCGGAGAATCATGCCTCGGTGCCGCAGTGGAGCCAGTTGCTCGAGAACTACCGGGCGCTCGATGACGCCCTGCAGGAAGAGTCACTGAGTGCGGAGGCACGCCTGGCGGATCAGGCCTACCGGCTGAGCGCCCGGCTCTGCGTGGACGGCTGCCAGACCTGTCTGCACACCGGTAGCACGATCATGGACGACGATCTGGCCGAGGTCGTGGTCAGCCGCAGGATGCTGGAGCAGCTCGGCGCGTTTCTTGAGAAGGCCTGA
- a CDS encoding PD-(D/E)XK nuclease family protein, translating into MKLEITATAVKSWFQYRCERKLVYDSMPLDERRTVPIEEAVVASPWAEFGNEFEHRVVEELRRTSPDQLLAPAPGSDQLSEVMSLAFLKRQRLEQYAHQTVLRETPTLRRLLQLPPEISIRPGKPDLLQADTVDGRTAFRIIDVKATQVATVFHKAQVALYALMLRCALKEQNLAGEIAPLGAIWHLSAPGEASAWQEETFPLRGYESFVVDFFRSQAQRLISRHVNRQRDDTFFHIYFKCEQCKYLKHCEKSISDQNPPRSWDVSAVPGLSHESKRALLDLGVRSVRDLSEAAGLAARGHALPWALMARGELVVARARALAKGGPQRVPERHSWLMPPRVDVAIHLVADRDPVDGNLVTLGCMVARGGREEFSVAIIRRAEEERQALRDILGHVVEVLSEVDRWNASHDEAKGLFAHVFLYEPSEAFDLQEALGRHLTDPGIRAGLLHLIRMFPPEEVIAAEPEYRGIHHLPATALKSVVDQLYALPVKVAYDLAGVTGALATANPPALRPYVPAPEFKRPFSSRLSIDVSRALRAGQGDTAVARRDVEARLAAMDGLMRWILADNARITPSFLRLNKKPFRFQSQFHPLDATDLDVLVAHELLENRAALMSTLTELARPAEERRDRFRCFARLKLQATRSVGKSWRMRFFVPPESRQAELYSGTIGLILTNDDPDLRLNPQMWGQVKVNISSDLESSHHLEVDVFRPVYESATFERLRRTTPEDGWFLDAIHVDFNTERVVRFLRSLAEVKS; encoded by the coding sequence ATGAAGCTTGAGATCACTGCAACAGCCGTCAAGTCCTGGTTCCAGTATCGCTGTGAGCGCAAGCTCGTGTACGACTCGATGCCGCTCGATGAGCGACGCACCGTGCCCATCGAGGAGGCTGTGGTGGCTTCGCCCTGGGCCGAGTTCGGCAACGAATTCGAGCACCGGGTGGTGGAGGAACTCCGCCGCACATCCCCTGATCAGCTCCTCGCGCCAGCCCCGGGCTCGGACCAGCTCTCCGAGGTGATGAGTCTGGCCTTCCTTAAGCGCCAACGGCTCGAGCAATACGCCCACCAGACGGTCCTGCGTGAGACCCCCACGCTGCGCCGCCTGCTCCAGTTGCCACCGGAGATCTCCATCCGGCCCGGCAAGCCGGACCTCCTGCAGGCCGACACTGTTGACGGCAGAACGGCCTTCCGCATCATCGACGTGAAGGCCACGCAGGTCGCCACTGTCTTCCACAAAGCCCAAGTGGCGCTCTACGCACTAATGCTACGGTGCGCCCTGAAGGAGCAGAACCTCGCGGGCGAGATCGCGCCCCTGGGCGCTATCTGGCACCTGTCCGCGCCCGGAGAGGCCTCGGCATGGCAGGAGGAGACTTTCCCCCTCCGCGGCTACGAGTCCTTCGTGGTGGACTTCTTCCGCAGTCAGGCGCAGCGGCTCATCAGTCGCCACGTGAATCGCCAGCGGGATGACACCTTCTTCCACATTTATTTCAAGTGCGAGCAGTGCAAGTACCTGAAGCACTGCGAGAAGAGCATCTCCGATCAAAATCCCCCCCGGTCCTGGGACGTCTCCGCCGTGCCGGGCCTGTCCCATGAGTCCAAGCGCGCGTTGCTAGACCTGGGGGTCCGCTCGGTGAGAGATCTCAGCGAGGCAGCCGGGCTGGCGGCCCGGGGGCACGCTCTTCCCTGGGCCTTGATGGCTCGGGGCGAACTCGTGGTGGCTCGGGCCCGTGCGCTGGCCAAAGGGGGGCCCCAGCGGGTCCCCGAGCGTCACTCCTGGTTGATGCCTCCGCGGGTGGATGTGGCCATCCATCTGGTCGCGGACCGCGATCCCGTGGACGGAAACCTCGTCACGCTGGGATGCATGGTGGCTCGCGGAGGCCGCGAAGAGTTCAGCGTGGCCATCATCCGGCGGGCCGAGGAGGAGCGGCAGGCGCTTCGAGACATCCTGGGCCATGTGGTTGAGGTCCTCTCCGAGGTGGATCGGTGGAACGCCAGCCACGACGAGGCGAAAGGGCTCTTCGCACACGTGTTTCTGTATGAACCGTCCGAAGCCTTCGATCTCCAGGAGGCGCTCGGCCGCCACCTGACGGATCCGGGGATCCGCGCCGGGCTCCTCCACCTCATCCGGATGTTTCCTCCCGAGGAAGTGATCGCGGCGGAGCCCGAATACCGAGGCATCCACCACCTGCCCGCCACGGCGCTCAAGAGCGTGGTGGACCAGTTGTACGCCCTGCCGGTGAAGGTCGCCTATGACTTGGCTGGTGTTACGGGAGCACTTGCGACCGCGAACCCGCCGGCTCTCCGCCCGTACGTCCCCGCGCCCGAGTTCAAGCGGCCCTTCTCGTCCCGCCTGTCCATCGATGTGTCGCGGGCCCTCCGCGCGGGCCAGGGGGATACCGCAGTGGCGCGCCGAGATGTGGAGGCCCGGCTCGCCGCCATGGACGGGCTCATGCGGTGGATTCTGGCCGACAATGCCCGGATCACACCCTCCTTCCTGCGGCTCAACAAGAAGCCCTTCCGCTTCCAGTCCCAGTTCCATCCCCTGGATGCAACTGACCTGGACGTGCTTGTGGCACACGAGCTCCTGGAGAACCGCGCGGCCCTGATGTCCACGCTGACCGAGCTGGCCCGCCCCGCGGAGGAGCGCCGGGACCGCTTCCGATGCTTCGCCCGCCTGAAGCTCCAGGCAACGCGCTCCGTGGGAAAATCCTGGCGAATGCGCTTCTTCGTGCCCCCTGAGAGCCGGCAGGCGGAACTCTATTCAGGCACCATCGGACTGATTCTGACCAACGATGATCCGGATCTTCGCCTCAATCCCCAGATGTGGGGGCAGGTGAAGGTCAACATCTCATCGGATCTGGAGAGCAGCCACCATCTGGAGGTGGATGTCTTCCGCCCGGTCTACGAATCTGCCACCTTCGAGCGGCTGCGCCGCACCACTCCCGAAGACGGCTGGTTCCTGGATGCCATCCACGTGGATTTCAACACCGAGCGGGTGGTGCGCTTCCTGCGCTCGCTCGCGGAGGTGAAGAGCTGA
- a CDS encoding DUF2381 family protein produces the protein MLASSPAVLLVLALLVGATATAQPRAIPCEAGTRRIELKTEPSDEVPELCISPGLSTTLLLYGAELLPGGVTVDGREHFTLVEVGNTVLRLVPSERVVPGERLRLTVRFRDRAAPASAAFWLVVYAGQVEPLVEVYREKRTVESYQQQVQEKDSQIRQCQEDNTRLLAEKESPGGLTGLLATGLMDEKGVSPKNLYKSVVEHPENAIRLVRVFSYRSTSRVAVVLELDPTPGMEPWRVVRGELVGPGRRALRVNPPWQREPLRDEAKDRRVVIEAEATEAETRGSFMLKVWDADGTRSVIVTGVTFP, from the coding sequence GTGCTCGCCTCGTCCCCGGCCGTTCTTCTGGTCCTGGCGCTCCTCGTGGGTGCCACTGCCACCGCGCAGCCCCGAGCCATCCCCTGCGAAGCAGGAACTCGGCGCATCGAGCTGAAGACGGAGCCCTCCGATGAGGTGCCCGAGCTGTGTATCAGCCCGGGGCTGTCCACCACCCTCCTCCTCTACGGTGCGGAACTCCTTCCCGGCGGCGTAACCGTGGACGGGCGGGAGCACTTCACGCTGGTGGAGGTGGGCAACACCGTGCTCCGGCTAGTGCCCTCGGAGCGTGTGGTGCCAGGAGAGCGACTCCGGCTGACGGTGCGCTTCAGGGATAGAGCAGCTCCGGCGAGCGCTGCTTTCTGGTTGGTGGTGTACGCCGGGCAGGTGGAGCCGCTGGTGGAGGTGTACCGAGAGAAACGCACAGTGGAGTCTTACCAGCAGCAGGTGCAGGAGAAGGACTCCCAGATCCGCCAGTGCCAGGAAGACAACACGCGGCTGCTGGCAGAGAAGGAGAGCCCTGGAGGCCTTACAGGGCTGCTTGCGACAGGGCTCATGGATGAGAAGGGTGTCTCCCCCAAGAACCTCTACAAGAGCGTCGTCGAGCACCCCGAGAATGCCATCCGCCTGGTGCGGGTCTTCAGCTACCGCTCCACGAGCAGGGTGGCTGTGGTGCTGGAACTCGATCCCACCCCCGGCATGGAACCCTGGCGGGTGGTGCGAGGGGAACTGGTGGGACCAGGCCGTCGTGCTCTGCGGGTGAATCCCCCCTGGCAGCGTGAACCCCTCCGAGACGAAGCGAAGGACCGTCGCGTGGTGATCGAGGCGGAGGCGACAGAGGCAGAGACCCGGGGCAGCTTCATGCTCAAGGTGTGGGATGCGGATGGGACCCGGAGCGTCATCGTCACGGGTGTGACGTTCCCGTAG